A window from Fibrobacter sp. UWB11 encodes these proteins:
- a CDS encoding peptidylprolyl isomerase, which yields MKIVEKTVVQMHYTLKSDEGAVIDSSEGREPLQYIQGMHMIVPGLEKAMVGHDVGDKFDVVVIPAEGYGEYDERMTQEVPLNVFQGVDKVEAGMAFYAQTPGGPMQIRIKSVGEKTAVIDANHELAGKNLNFAIEVVSVREATEDDLKPFEHHCCCGGHDGDHECECGDHGNKENCDGNGGCGCEHHAEHHGK from the coding sequence ATGAAAATTGTTGAAAAAACAGTCGTCCAGATGCACTACACCCTCAAATCTGACGAAGGTGCCGTGATCGATTCCTCCGAAGGTCGTGAACCGCTCCAGTACATCCAGGGCATGCACATGATCGTTCCGGGTCTTGAAAAGGCGATGGTCGGTCACGATGTGGGCGACAAGTTTGACGTTGTTGTCATTCCGGCCGAAGGCTACGGCGAATACGATGAACGCATGACTCAGGAAGTTCCGCTCAACGTGTTCCAGGGTGTCGACAAGGTCGAAGCGGGTATGGCTTTCTATGCTCAGACTCCGGGTGGTCCGATGCAGATTCGCATCAAGTCCGTTGGCGAAAAGACTGCTGTTATTGATGCTAACCATGAACTCGCTGGCAAGAACCTCAACTTTGCAATTGAAGTTGTGAGCGTTCGTGAAGCTACTGAAGATGACCTCAAGCCGTTCGAACACCACTGCTGCTGCGGTGGCCACGACGGTGATCACGAATGTGAATGTGGCGACCATGGCAATAAGGAAAATTGCGATGGTAACGGCGGTTGCGGCTGCGAACACCACGCTGAACACCACGGCAAGTAA